The following proteins come from a genomic window of Malus domestica chromosome 02, GDT2T_hap1:
- the LOC103418481 gene encoding uricase-2 isozyme 1-like — protein sequence MANKIEGLSFEQRQGKQRVRVARVWRNNDGCHSIVEWNVGISLLSDCVNAYTRGDNSDLVTTDTMKNTVYVKAKECKEELSVEEFAVRLAKHFTSLYQQVTTAIVKIVEKPWERAYVDGQPHEHGFKLGSEKHTTEVIFEKSGALRLTSGIEGLSLLKTTKSGFEGFIRDKYTALPDTRERILATEITASWKYQYESIFSIPQKPLYFTERYLNVKKALADTFYGPPKEGVYSPSVQSTLFHMAKTVLKGFPDIAAVQLKMPNIHFLPVNLSNTDNTIVKFEDDVYLPTDEPHGSIEATLSRFWSKM from the exons ATGGCCAACAAAATAGAGGGGTTGAGCTTTGAGCAACGGCAAGGGAAACAAAGGGTTAGGGTGGCCAGGGTTTGGCGGAACAACGACGGATGCCATTCCATCGTCGAATGGAACGTCGGCATCAGCCTCCTCTCCGATTGCGTCAATGCCTATACCCGCGGCGACAACTCTGATCTCGTCACTACCGATACCATGAAGAACACT GTATATGTAAAGGCAAAGGAATGTAAAGAAGAACTTTCAGTGGAGGAATTTGCAGTTCGACTTGCAAAGCACTTCACATCGCTTTACCAGCAG GTCACTACTGCCATAGTAAAGATTGTGGAGAAGCCATGGGAGCGTGCATATGTAGATGGTCAACCCCACGAACATG GTTTCAAATTGGGATCTGAGAAGCATACAACAGAggtaatttttgagaaatctGGTGCACTTAGGCTGACTTCTGGTATTGAAGGACTATCTCTGCTAAAGACAACAAAG TCAGGTTTTGAGGGGTTTATTAGGGACAAATACACAGCTCTTCCTGACACACGAGAGAGGATACTGGCTACAGAAATCACTGCATCATGGAA GTACCAATATGAATCTATTTTTAGCATCCCTCAAAAGCCGCTGTACTTCACTGAAAGATACCTGAATGTGAAAAAAGCTCTCGCTGACACTTTCTATGGTCCTCCAAAGGAAGGAGTGTATAGCCCGTCCGTCCAAAGCACTCTGTTTCACATGGCAAAGACTGTTCTCAAGGG GTTTCCTGACATAGCAGCAGTACAACTGAAAATGCCAAATATCCATTTCTTACCTGTTAATCTATCTAACACGGATAATACTATTGTGAAG TTTGAGGACGATGTTTATCTCCCAACAGATGAACCACACGGATCAATCGAAGCTACTCTAAGCCGTTTCTGGTCAAAGATGTAG
- the LOC103418483 gene encoding (+)-neomenthol dehydrogenase-like has protein sequence MESKEATFSSHSPSLSPTPTTRWWSEDTVAIVTGANKGIGFAVVKRMAELGVTVILTARDKERGCKAVAALRAQGLHNVTFSCLDVSDPSSIKSFTSWFKKSYAVLDILVNNAAVSFNDINENSVEHAEIVMKTNFYGPKLLTDALLPMFHHSTSSVGRILNVSSRLGSLNKLRNPSTKRVLESETLSENDIEGVVSLFLEDVKSGRWKSQGWPKVWTDYAVSKLALNSYTRVLAKRYEGRGLSVNSFCPGFTQTSMTRCKGDHTADDAASVGARLALLPPEEIPTGKFFLWVSTSGNVIPSKL, from the exons ATGGAGTCCAAAGAAGCAACTTTctcttctcattctccttcccTCTCCCCAACCCCAACCACCAG ATGGTGGTCGGAGGACACGGTCGCGATAGTGACCGGAGCAAACAAAGGAATAGGGTTTGCAGTTGTGAAGAGGATGGCGGAGTTGGGAGTGACGGTGATATTAACAGCCAGAGACAAGGAAAGGGGTTGCAAGGCTGTTGCGGCACTCAGAGCTCAAGGTCTTCATAATGTAACCTTCTCTTGCCTTGATGTCTCCGATCCTTCTTCTATCAAATCTTTCACTTCATGGTTCAAAAAAAGCTATGCAGTACTGGATATTCTT GTGAACAATGCAGCTGTGTCTTTTAATGATATCAATGAAAACTCGGTGGAACATGCCGAGATAGTGATGAAAACCAACTTCTATGGACCTAAGTTACTAACTGATGCCCTCTTGCCCATGTTCCATCATAGCACCTCCTCCGTTGGTCGGATACTTAACGTTAGCTCCAGACTCGGCTCACTAAAT AAGCTAAGAAACCCTAGCACAAAACGAGTTCTAGAAAGCGAAACACTGTCGGAAAATGATATCGAGGGGgtggttagtttgtttcttgAAGACGTCAAGAGCGGCAGATGGAAGAGCCAAGGGTGGCCTAAAGTATGGACCGACTATGCTGTGTCAAAGCTTGCACTCAATTCATACACAAGAGTTTTGGCCAAGCGATATGAGGGGAGGGGTCTGAGTGTGAATAGCTTCTGTCCCGGCTTCACGCAGACATCTATGACTCGTTGTAAGGGCGACCACACAGCCGATGATGCCGCTAGTGTTGGCGCAAGGCTGGCATTGCTTCCTCCTGAGGAGATTCCAACGGGGAAATTTTTTT